In Sander vitreus isolate 19-12246 chromosome 4, sanVit1, whole genome shotgun sequence, the genomic stretch gaagtgaatttagtggtaaaatagcagatgaacaatgtatacaatttctgagatctgcgcaacctattcagaagactaagctgacctcagatcagtggtgtgatgtaaatgtttgggcgtgacaaagatagagactagagctaAATaaggaggagccgccgagttgagatttgcccgttttcagaggcagtttcaaattgtgagatttgcagaggaaagaggtatcaatgggattttgaggttctacgtatgtcctagttacccactaaactgtcattattcaactatgacaaggtaaaatcggttttgcattaaATCACCCCTTTGAAGGGATTGCAGATGGAAAGTAGTTATTTTaactaattctggcatatttacatggtgtttttgtACAACAgtgttcataaatatgcatggtccctatcaaataaaccaataaaataaaaataaatgaacttaCTGTTTAACTGTTATACAAGATTGTTTCTCACCAGAGGTAATTCTGTGTcaacagagctcaacagtgaccgcccactttttgaaTGGCTCTGGTTCCGTAAGTGATTTCCATTGATCTCCATTgacgtttcattaaatgcttatataaagagttttaagccttGAACTAAGCCAACCATCTATGAGATGAATTGTGACCATAAAATATTCGGCGCacaagaacattttgaaaacggcaaaaaaggcaaaggtacaagacagTGTACAGAAacgatcatagacttcaatggtagcagctCACTAGCTGTTTATAAGGGTTTGTGGGTGCTGTAAACATGTCCATGGTAACAGTGAGCTCCACCAATTAGAGACAAGGAggttgtgggtagtgtagttttccTCCATGACAttgtgaataaaacatgttaggttgatttcatacgaacttgtggcttctacaggGGCAAAAAAATCGTTTCACAATCTCCTAGCTTGTGGTAAGTCTAACTTGGATGGTTTAGACTttatggctaataatcaaaatcctcaCAGAGAAAATttatgggatttttacttccggaaacGCACTGTTGAGCCGATACATGAGCATAACGTCAATCACCAGCGGGAGGAGGCcacggggaagacccaggactaggtggagggattatatctccaacctggcctgggaacgcctcgggatcccccagtcggagctggttaatgtggctcgggaaagggaagtttggggtcccctgctggagctgctacccccgccacccgataccggataagcagacgaagatggatggatggatgggaccAGCAGGAGCATTTATTGGTCTGGTGCTGTGCTGTGCATTTTGGTAGTTGTAGGTTTTCTACATTTTGAGTTAAAGGGAATAttacagcttcttttctttgttttctttggccatgtagcaccaatttaaaaaataaatgtttgtgcTACTACATAGACAGCCTAGTTTTATGAAAAGGCCCTCTTTccagtaagtaaaagtacagtattaacagttaaatgtatttaaagtatcaaaagtaaaagtactcattatgtaGAATGCAGAATGGcagaatattatattattctgttttttatcACAAACAAATTCATGTaagagcattttaatgttgcagttCGTCCATGTGGAGCCAATTTTAGATACTTTGAATACTACTGGGTTAAATAGTAGTATAGTACTGTGTTATATCATATAAGCATTTCatatttgtaatgtaaaatgtagGCTAAGTGTCAAAGAAATGTAGTGTAGTaacaagtacaatattttcctctgaaatgtagtgaagtagaagtatgaagtagcataaaatgaaaatactcaagtaaagtacaagtatatcacaattgtacttaagtacagtagtctacttgagtaaatgtacttacattcTACCACTGTTCCAATGCAAGAATTGAAGTACTGGCCCAAAACAGCTGTTTCAAAAATAAAGTTGCTCATTCATACAGTTGGATCATGTTATGTCATAAAATCTTTGGCCACATTCAAAAATGAATGAGCAGACAGAAAGAAACTGACCGATTAGGGCTGTAGTACAAAAATAGTTTTAGTGGAGCAGATTTAAGCCTTGTGTGTCAAGATGTGTTTTCCAGTTTAAGCACCACATATTTTTCATTTGAGTGTCAGTGCAACCAAATTAGGAAAAGACCCTTGTTTTGTAGATGAGTAAGTACTGCTTACATCCTTTGAAAAACCTTCCTTCTTTGAAGTCCTTCAGCCCCAACTCCTCTGGTCCGACCCCCACCAGCGCTACACCGCTGGCTCTCAGGTCCGGCTCCAGTTTGCTGATCTCTGTTGCCATCCACCGACACACCTGACAGCCAAACCTGCGCAGGAAGAACAAGACCACCGACTGGTCCTGCCACAGGGACTGGAGCTCTACActctgaaacagacagagaggacaaCTCACAGTGAAATCACAAATCAGGTGACACACAGGTAACATTTGGGAAATGGGTGTAGTTAGTGTTTACTATTTTGTATCAGTTTTCTGTGAAATTGATGATAGAGAATACATTAGATTTAAACAGAGCAATATCATGATTCACATTCACATATGTTCCCTTCAGATCATCATTATGTCAAGTTTGAGGTCTCATTTGACACCAATTATACCAATGCTGTGAGGTAATGGCAGGTTTAACACGGCAGGTCTCAGCAGGAAAACACAGGTCTCCATGGGGAACAAACAGCACGGCTTTATATTAAAAGagagcacctttaaacacaATCCAATCAAGCAAATATACATCAAATAAGAGGAAAGCTCAAAGgtgtacagtaccagtcaaaagtttcaTTTAGCTTTCTAACCGTCAGTCGCCTAATGTTAGCTTAATAGCTTTACGTACCTCGCCAGTGTCACCGTTCTTCAACAAGTTCTTTCCAACTTGAACAAGGTCGACGTTTGCCATTTTCTACGATTGATTTACGAGGACTGCACCGGCTGAACAATGTTACAAGAAATGTAGTTTCTACAGTGTATAAAGTTATAGTAACAATGTTTGAGTAACGCCCGCGCAACAGTTGCAAAACATCTGCATCGTGATATATAACCAGCACTGACGTCCAATCAGATTCGGTTGGTGCTGAAAAGTCAGCCAATTACAGCGTGCGGTGTGTGGAACGGAGGCGGGGCTTCGTAAGGGAAACTGTCAGCACTTGCATCTCACAACTAAAATCAACATAAACTGGATTTATTGTAAATAGGCTACATCAGATTTTTGTTAAGTGGTTACTTTACACCTTGCATTACACGTAAAACAAGTTTTAACATGGACTTGTGTTGACATAATGCAGGCTTGCACAAGGTGTGGTGCATGTGAGCTCAAAGTATGCAATTTATTACCTGAACTTTGTTTCCTTAAAGCTCGTATGGTTCATCTGTCAGTTTTCCATTAACTCCTAAGAAAGAAAGCACCCATCTTGTTCTGCTTTACGATTAACATGTTTGTACAGAGGCCCTAAAGTCCTGaatccctttttctttttaatcttgTGCGCACTTGGGCTCTTTATGTTTGGCAACCAGTGGTGGTGGAACCACTGTAACGTTAACTTAAGTTTTTTCATCTTCTGTCACCTACCTTCTACTCCATTACCTAACCTTTGAAGATCAAGATTTTAGCCTGCATAAAAACCATGTTTCCATATCTAGTCATAACCCAAAACAGAAATAATTTCATAAAACTTTggtcacaaaaacataatagGCTTAACTGTGGTTTAGTGACATTTATGCTAATTCAATACATAAGTGTTTTAGAGGTTGTTTCCATCCCTCCTGtaaatcaattcaattcaaagacAAAGACCTAACAACCCCCCcgcccaagagcaagcatttgcgACAGTGgtaaggaaaaacttcctttttacagACAAAAATCTCGGACAGAGCTTGACTCTTGGTGGGcagccatctgccgctgccggttgggacactgatacagatatacaaagaaatatgattcataataataataatagcagttggtatgatgtgGCAATtaaagtaacaataaagataatagaactatgactagaaataatagtagtagcagtgcagggcttggcagggcgtcgagcaggaccacggcagcagctgcaaccacgaTTTAGGTGCCACGCCAACCCAAGGAAAACTGCTAGGCGACAAAACATcaggactctggggaataagcttACCGGAGCTAAGCTAGTAACAAGCATtactgggacatgaatgcacacagatggaaagagaaacTGCAATCTGCCTCCCACTACTGGCCAGTGACTGGCGCTTCACTTATTCGGCCTCGCCTAGGAACCTACCATCTGCATCTGCCATCAGCCACACCGATTTAAACCATATAAAGATTATagaataacaaataacaaacaaagTATTAATTTAAGGTTCCTTTGTTACTGCTGACAATCACATTTGCTGTATGGGCACACACcagtcacacacgcacacccatgAGTGCATTTACTGCATGTCATAGCAGGacaagcacaggtgtaactgaTGACATTAAAAACAGCACTCTATTTAGGTGAGCTAGTGGTATTGTGTATGCTGGCTCAGTGTCTTTGCTTACTGGGGCACGTAATGGAACTGACACCTTGTTAATAGAatttgtttcacctgtgcttttcctgctatgacaagtcaaaccGTCTatttgacccccccccctctgtcacTCACTGCTAATCATGGACCTAATCATACACACCTGTTTTCACTATCGATTTAGCAAAAGATGCTCCAATTAAAACCTGCTTACCTGTTATTTGTATAACCTCATTGCCAGATTCACCAAAACACTAGCTTGAAAATAACAGGGCCTTGTAAAATATCTATCCACTATTATCTTATACTGAATGAGAATTGTATTGCTATAGTGTTATATTACAGTCTCCTCAGGGATCATTTCATCTCACAGTTTATCGATTTGGCACAATCGTTGAATGACTTTGTCAAACTATATGACTAGTTATATGAACATTAGGTCAGTTTTTCACATGCATTACACAAAATGCAGTGAGTAAGCCTTGCAAATCAAAAtagtttgcattcatttgctaTTGAATCCTATTACTCTCAAATGCAATTATACACATGTTCATTGTTTAAATCCTTACATGCAAAATAGAGCAACCAACAATGACAATAAGCTGTCACACATATATaagataaataataattatgtggtattgttgtaaaagttgtcAGATGGATAGACTTAGGCTATAGGGAACAATTTAATTTCCTCAATATTTAGAGGAACCAAACGCAAACAGGTGAGGATATCACAGCAGATTGTAGTGGCATGCCAAAAAGTTTTTCACTCGTTGCATCGCAAGGGAGGACATCAGGTGTGACGTCAATAAAACGTTGTgaccagacagagaggagagattgGATGACCCATGAGGTTGATAcagcatattttcttttttcttgcacatattttacagtttaatcatttttgctgttgtaaatctttttttctgtacaagCTTTCTTTATGTAATGAGAAATAAATGTTGAAAGTATAGAAAGAGCCATGGCTTACAACAATACTATTCAGCTGCCTAAATATATAATGTTAGCAATTGGACAATATTAAATAGAGTACACTGACaagatgtatttgtattttgacTGTCTTGGTACAAGCAATGATCAAGtaacatttagttttgatgACGATTTATTCATTGATGGATTTTACAACTGAAACATGAGTTAACTATTTTACAGTAATTGAGTAATCACCCTTAGCAGGTCACATAGAGTGATGTGCTTAATGTACTACATGGTATGAGAATTGTACTTAGAGTTTTGACAATAGTAAGTTTGTTGTAGTAAATATGCCAAAttgattgagaaaaactgtatttaCTCAAGTCAGAATGTATTGATGTATTGATCTTACATGGCTTGCACTTTTTGTGACGTTATATAAAAAACAGCAAGACATGTTGGCACACTAGTACAGGGGTGAATAATTGCTGACCAGTGACATGCATATAAGTGAGAAATGCGTGCGCAATTTGCATAATTATAAGCataaaatcagaaaaataaattgctattttatttaaccgttttcccttttccccttatctataaagttttaaaaaatgtcttatttGACTCTTTTTGACAATTTTATATTCTGAAAACCTATGCGTGTTTGTCTTCATTGAAGCTCTGATGTTTAGACagtgaaatattcaaacccAATACACAAttttaatgaataatgaataatatggaTTTGTCCTTGTCATTCATATACACATTCGCCCAAAGGACATCCTAGCATATTTGGTATATTTATTTGAAAACCTAAGGATTTCGActagaatttaaaataaagttgtgGGGTTTGAACAATGTTTAGCTAAACATGTTGTTTACTTTGTAATGACAAACCGAGGGTTAAACAACTGAGGACCCTCTAATAGGCTACATAGCCTAATTTGATTAGTGTTGTGGAGGCATTTCCACCAATAAGTGAAGCCTAGGACCTACACTGTATGTATATGCGAGTAGaggctagatagatagatgtggGTTTTTTTCAGAAGGGACTGTCCCCGGTGCTGATGTTGCAGGGAGGGGCGTGACGTCAAGGGAGAGAccgggaggaagaggagaagggggAGAGGAGAATAGGGGGTAGGAGAAGGGACTGGGGAGAGTGCGGGGGGATGACTGcatgaaaagaaacaacaatcaTGACTCCTGTAATTCATCCTACGTCTTTTTTATAGCCTATATCATAATGGTTGGTCTGTACACAGCATGCCGCAATAAATGACGAGCCTCCCCGATAAGGTAATTATCATCTTTCACGTTTAAATTTGCACGCCTGCTTCATCTTCTAACACAGTTAAGTCGATTGTGTGGTGTACACCTTAAGAAACAAATGACAAGTCGAAGGTAATATCGAGGATcattacaaaaaagacaaacatataGCATATATATAAAAGCATCGATCTGTTACGTGGCTACATATAGGATGGGTCAGATGTTTAGTGTAGGCTAAGCGATCATGACATGTTATCTTTGTAACTTGTCTTAAAAGCCATCATTATATAACCTCCATTGGCTCCATTGTTTCCGATTTAAGCTTCCTCcatgaaatattaaaatggAAACAGGCTTAATGAGAGCGGTGCCGCATACACTGCTGTAGTCAGCCACGCGAGCACATGGGCTTTGCGCACAACACTAACATGCGCATTGGTTGCATTGCGTCGTGCCCATCATTGCTGTGCCATCGCTGTTGTCTGCTGACGACTGCAGCGTCCTCTTGGTAGCACTACATAACCAGTAGCGGCACTAAGTTACTCACATGACTACGATGCTACATTGTGATGATCTTGAATGACCTCTAATATGAAAAATCAACCCAGAACAAGTTTGAACTTGGCAATGTTTATCACCCTTTTATATGCTTCAGTTTCAGCTGGTTTGAGAGAGATGTCATCTCCGGGAATGGGCACCCCCAGTGACCCCCTTTTGGCCAGTCCAGGAGGGAGGTTATCTACAGCTCAGGAAGGTCTCTGGAGGAGCTCACTCCCCAAAACCACCAGCTTCCCAACGTCCACCACTCGGCACCTCAGTCACCGCGCCAACAACTTCCAAAGACAGCCAAAGCGCCGGAAGCTGATAAGACCTTCACCGCCGCCACCGCCCAACACCCCCTGTCCCCTGGACCAGCTGGACCTCAGTGAGCTTCCCCCAAGGCGTACCTTCCAAGAGCTGCTCTTCAATGGCTGCATCCTGTTTGGTATTGAATTTAGTTATGCCATGGAAACAGCTTATGTGACTCCTGTGCTTCTACAGATGGGCTTGCCTGATCAATTCTACAGCTTGGTGTGGTTTATTAGCCCCATACTGGGTAAGTGAACAACAAGGCAAGATGATCTCCTGGTGGACAGGGTGATACATCATCAAGTGATTTTGAGTAGCATTCATTTTGTGCAGTACTTAAGGCTCTTAACTCCATCTTCTGTCTTTGGCTTGAAGGATTCCTCGTTCAGCCTCTCCTCGGAGCGTGGAGTGATCGTTGTACATCCCGGTTTGGACGAAGGAGACCCTTTATATTTGCCTTGGCTGTAGGTAAGAAATGAAGTATTGTGCTTAGTAagtaaaatactaaatacatatGTATTATATGTAATAAGTACATATGTAAGTCTAGTTATGTAAAGTTGGGGGACTTAAAAGAGACAGATTAATGGTCAAAACGGATGCAACAGAGGCTGAGATATACTGCCTTTTTGTCTATAATATAAGCAAAAACACTGGATAGGCCTAATATGCTTCCAATAATGTAACTCGATACAGATCTTTTGTTAGACCTTTCACACCTGCTGGTAAAATGCTGCTGTCTCCCAAACTCCACGGCCCAGTTGTAAACAGGTTTACTATTAGAGATTTTCAGTCTCCAAGCCCACACTGAGATAGGCTACCTTGTTGATGTCACTTAAATATTGTTCTCTGACTTTACAAAGcttctccagagccacagaagacattatacaactgcTTTGACTGGCTTTGCTCTACTCTTCATACCTAGTAAATTGACTAAAATCAGTGGACTGCCCTTGTAATGATGTAAACATTAATGATGTCTTACTAGTTAGCAAGATTTCTGTTGAACTCTTTTTCTCCCCTTCATAGGGGCTCTGTTCGGTCTAACCCTGGTACTGAACGGGCGGGACATTGGAGGTGCACTGGCTGACACTGCATCAAATCACAAGTGGGGAATTGTCCTGACGGTGTGTGGTGTGGTTCTGATGGACTTCAGTGCTGATTCAGCCGACAACCCAAGCCATGCCTACATGATGGATGTGTGCAGCCCAGAGGACCAGGATCGGGGGCTGAACATCCATGCACTACTGGCAGGTAAGAAAACACTTAACGCAGTCACAAACTCAGGGTTACTTTATTATTATACAGTAGAAGCTATAGCTTATGTTTTTTGAAGGTAATTTAGAGAAAATATACCTGAAATAAAGCTTTAAGCTATTACCAGTCACTGCAAAAggtaatttatttgtttcttaATCTTGCTCTGCAGGACTAGGCGGTGGATTTGGCTACATTGTGGGTGGCATCAACTGGGACCAGACACAATTTGGAAGGTCAATGGGAGGTCAACTGCGGGTCATATACCTGTTCACAAGTATCACTTTGGTGTTCGCCACAGCCATGACTCTGATGAGTATCCCTGAACGGCCCCTACCAAAGAACAAAAACTCCAGCAAAGCTCATCTAAAAAGCCCCagcctccctcttcctctctccccccctgtTGCGCAAGGATCGTCTTTGGGACTggatgaggaagatgaggaagGTTCTTACAGCTACAATTACTCAAAGTCTCACCCATATAACTCTGACCCTCTTGCCCATTCTTGCAGTGCCAATGCACGTCTCTGTGCTGGCCTCACTAGCCCCATATCACCCATGAGCCCCCTCACTCCGAAGTATGGCAGCTTTATTAGTAGGGACAGCTCGCTCACTGGCATCAATGACTTTGCGTCTTCATTAGGAACCTCCTATATAGACAGTGTGCTCATAAACTGCTACACAGGCCAGCAGACACCACAGGCCCTGGCCTCTAGTTCCACCACTGCGCCCCTGCCTCCAGGGGACTCCCCTTCTCCTGACGAGTCCACACAGGGAGCAGGGAGCCATCCTGCAGGACCGACCCAGGCTGATGTTGTGTCTCATCCAGCTGGGGAAACTCAGGATCCAGAAGCGCCACAGCCTGAGGGAGATGCACAATCTCAGGTCACAGCTGGGGCTCAACCTGGTGCAGGGTCACATCGGGGCTCTTCTGCTGGTATCCTGAAGCGACCCCAGAGTCTTGCACTAATGGAGGAGCCCATGGCAACCCAGATTGTTGAGCTGGAGAATGGACGCAGGAGAACAGTGACCTTCAGCCAGCAGGTCGGGacaaatattttgaaaatgacaaAAGCTGTTTAGTAAGTAGCCACCATAGCATTTTTAAAcacagtgttgtcttttttctcTGATGAAGGTTGCAAACATTTTGCTGAATGGGGTGCGCTATGAGAGTGATCTGAGTGAGAATGTGGAGACAGGAGAATCGCAAATGTCAATGAAGCTGCTGTGTATAGCCATCTACAGGATGCCTCCCTCTCTGCGGAGTTTGTGCACTAATCATTTCCTGGGTGAGAATTATCcctatttaaattgtattgcACATAAAACCCTGCAACACTGTCAAAATGGTTTTGTAGTTAATATGAACTGAGTTGATACTTATTTTCACTTATTATATTGTTCTCTCTAGGCTGGCTGTCCTTTGAAGGCATGCTGCTCTTCTACACTGACTTCATGGGGGAGTTTGTGTTTGAAGGAGACCCCAAGGCACCCCATGACTCTGAGGCTTACCAACGGTACAATGCTGGTGTTAGCATGGGCTGCTGGGGAATGTGCATCTATGCATTCAGTGCTGCTTTCTACTCAGGTAAGCTACACTCCTAATAACAACATATACTGGATGCAGCTCTGGCCAGGGAAGAGTTTTTTAACCAGGAATGTGTCTTTCTTTCCTTGGCAAGCTTTACATGTGTGCCTTCTGTTAATCTCTGGGTTTCTTCTTCAACTTTCAGCCATATTGGAGAAACTGGAGGAGCGTTTCTCTCTTCGCACTCTATATTTTTTTGCCTACCTGGCGTTCGGTTTGGGCACGGGCCTGGCCACACTATCCACCAACCTCTACGTGgtactttctctctgtgtcacaTATGGGGTGCTCTTCTCTTCTCTATGCACACTGCCTTACTCTCTGCTGTGTGAATACTACCAGAGCCCTCAGGTCAGTATCTAGATATGTAACTTATATCATTTGAGATTTTACCAGGACCAACTTAGAGGAATAGTTATTAcaattttgggaaataagcttATTCTCTCagcaaaaaagtaaataagCGCATGTcccaaaaatgttgaattacTCTTTGAACGCTTTGATTTGTGGTGCACTGCATAGATTGATCATATACCTGAAGTGTTTGCATATGTTCTTCAGTTTTGTGGCTCGTCAGAGGAAGGGACCAGACGCGGGATGGGGGTGGACATCTCTCTGCTCAGCTGCCAGTATTTCCTGGCTCAGATCCTGGTCTCTGTGGCGATGGGACCTCTGACCTCACTGGTGGGTGGCGCCCAGGGAGTGATGTACTTTGCAAGCCTGATGTCATTCGTGGGCTGCCTGTACTCCTCTCTCTGCATGGTGTACCAGCTGCCCCCCCCTGAGGGTGAGCCCCCCGATAGCGAGACCCAGCCACTATTGGTGCACATTTAGAAAAGCCTCTTAATTTACTTTACCTCACACACACTAAACTGACACACGCTCTCACGCAGTCGTTTAGTGTCTGAGTGTGTTGACCTTCACAACACTGATAGGACGAACACATCATGTCGCACACTGTACAATTCCATATATTGTTTCACACTAATCAGCACTACTCTTCTCAGagctagacagacagacagatagacattGGCCACTGCTctaaaatgtatatacatgaCCAGTGTGTTTATACAGTGTGTGTCCATGCATTTTCTCCTAACTTTTGCAAATGAATGTGACCTTTttgaatgctgtgtgtgtgtgtgtgtgtgtgtgtgtgtgtgtgtgtgtgtgtgtgtgtgtgtgtgaccttttTGAGGCTAGATAAGCCTAAGCTGTTCTTCTGTCTGATTCTTTGCTGTAAAATCTTGCATCATCTTTTTTTCATCCTGTTGGTGTTTAGTATAGAAATGTTGATCACTACGTACAGGTTAACCACAGCTTTCACcgtttttcttccttttatcAGTTGCCAAATGTCTGCATGAGCTGCAATGTAATCTCTCAAAGCCTTGTGTTAATGTTTTGGTAATACGGCCAAGGTAATGTCTACCTGCCTGTTTCTCTGAGTTAGCATATTAGCATCACAGCTTAGGCAGGATTTTTCTGACTAAATGAATGTGCTGCCAGTGTCCACTCACA encodes the following:
- the slc45a1 gene encoding proton-associated sugar transporter A isoform X2 — protein: MSSPGMGTPSDPLLASPGGRLSTAQEGLWRSSLPKTTSFPTSTTRHLSHRANNFQRQPKRRKLIRPSPPPPPNTPCPLDQLDLSELPPRRTFQELLFNGCILFGIEFSYAMETAYVTPVLLQMGLPDQFYSLVWFISPILGFLVQPLLGAWSDRCTSRFGRRRPFIFALAVGALFGLTLVLNGRDIGGALADTASNHKWGIVLTVCGVVLMDFSADSADNPSHAYMMDVCSPEDQDRGLNIHALLAGLGGGFGYIVGGINWDQTQFGRSMGGQLRVIYLFTSITLVFATAMTLMSIPERPLPKNKNSSKAHLKSPSLPLPLSPPVAQGSSLGLDEEDEEGSYSYNYSKSHPYNSDPLAHSCSANARLCAGLTSPISPMSPLTPKYGSFISRDSSLTGINDFASSLGTSYIDSVLINCYTGQQTPQALASSSTTAPLPPGDSPSPDESTQGAGSHPAGPTQADVVSHPAGETQDPEAPQPEGDAQSQVTAGAQPGAGSHRGSSAGILKRPQSLALMEEPMATQIVELENGRRRTVTFSQQVANILLNGVRYESDLSENVETGESQMSMKLLCIAIYRMPPSLRSLCTNHFLGWLSFEGMLLFYTDFMGEFVFEGDPKAPHDSEAYQRYNAGVSMGCWGMCIYAFSAAFYSAILEKLEERFSLRTLYFFAYLAFGLGTGLATLSTNLYVVLSLCVTYGVLFSSLCTLPYSLLCEYYQSPQFCGSSEEGTRRGMGVDISLLSCQYFLAQILVSVAMGPLTSLVGGAQGVMYFASLMSFVGCLYSSLCMVYQLPPPEGRGEVETGV
- the slc45a1 gene encoding proton-associated sugar transporter A isoform X1; the protein is MSSPGMGTPSDPLLASPGGRLSTAQEGLWRSSLPKTTSFPTSTTRHLSHRANNFQRQPKRRKLIRPSPPPPPNTPCPLDQLDLSELPPRRTFQELLFNGCILFGIEFSYAMETAYVTPVLLQMGLPDQFYSLVWFISPILGFLVQPLLGAWSDRCTSRFGRRRPFIFALAVGALFGLTLVLNGRDIGGALADTASNHKWGIVLTVCGVVLMDFSADSADNPSHAYMMDVCSPEDQDRGLNIHALLAGLGGGFGYIVGGINWDQTQFGRSMGGQLRVIYLFTSITLVFATAMTLMSIPERPLPKNKNSSKAHLKSPSLPLPLSPPVAQGSSLGLDEEDEEGSYSYNYSKSHPYNSDPLAHSCSANARLCAGLTSPISPMSPLTPKYGSFISRDSSLTGINDFASSLGTSYIDSVLINCYTGQQTPQALASSSTTAPLPPGDSPSPDESTQGAGSHPAGPTQADVVSHPAGETQDPEAPQPEGDAQSQVTAGAQPGAGSHRGSSAGILKRPQSLALMEEPMATQIVELENGRRRTVTFSQQVANILLNGVRYESDLSENVETGESQMSMKLLCIAIYRMPPSLRSLCTNHFLGWLSFEGMLLFYTDFMGEFVFEGDPKAPHDSEAYQRYNAGVSMGCWGMCIYAFSAAFYSAILEKLEERFSLRTLYFFAYLAFGLGTGLATLSTNLYVVLSLCVTYGVLFSSLCTLPYSLLCEYYQSPQFCGSSEEGTRRGMGVDISLLSCQYFLAQILVSVAMGPLTSLVGGAQGVMYFASLMSFVGCLYSSLCMVYQLPPPEGEPPDSETQPLLVHI